The following are encoded in a window of Fluviibacter phosphoraccumulans genomic DNA:
- a CDS encoding ABC transporter ATP-binding protein, giving the protein MSVSAVSVRQVSKTFASARQPVHALRDVSLDIEAGEFFGLLGPNGAGKTTLISCMAGLCRQDAGDIRILGHDTRSAYRLARRALGVVPQELVFDPFFSVREILRLQSGYFGIKKNDAWIDELLSELDLSDKADHSMRSLSGGMKRRVLVAQALVHRPPVMILDEPTAGVDVGLRQGLWQFIRRLNRDGHTIILTTHYLEEAEALCGRLALMRSGQICALEKTETLIRQFAKHRLTVRLAEGGCLPSMLAASAEALPELQRTWQWTLDELAEIESVLAALRESGCRLEDMSIAPPDLETAFLKFMDNGAGAAA; this is encoded by the coding sequence GTGAGTGTTTCCGCAGTAAGCGTCCGGCAGGTCTCAAAAACGTTTGCCAGTGCCCGTCAGCCGGTTCATGCGCTGCGTGACGTCTCTTTGGACATTGAAGCCGGTGAGTTTTTTGGGCTGCTTGGCCCCAACGGTGCCGGCAAAACCACATTGATTTCCTGCATGGCTGGGCTATGCCGCCAGGACGCAGGGGATATTCGCATTCTGGGCCACGATACGCGCAGTGCTTATCGTTTGGCACGGCGGGCGTTGGGTGTTGTCCCGCAAGAGTTGGTTTTTGATCCGTTCTTTTCCGTGCGCGAGATCCTTCGTTTGCAATCCGGCTACTTCGGCATCAAAAAGAACGACGCCTGGATCGATGAATTGCTATCTGAGCTGGATCTCTCGGATAAAGCCGATCATTCCATGCGCAGCCTATCGGGTGGTATGAAGCGGCGGGTGCTGGTTGCTCAGGCGCTGGTACATCGGCCGCCGGTGATGATTCTGGATGAACCAACTGCGGGTGTGGATGTCGGGTTGCGCCAGGGCTTGTGGCAGTTCATTCGTCGTTTGAATCGGGATGGGCACACGATCATTCTGACCACGCATTATCTGGAAGAAGCCGAAGCGTTGTGTGGGCGTCTGGCACTCATGCGTTCGGGTCAAATTTGCGCGTTGGAAAAAACCGAAACGCTCATTCGCCAATTTGCCAAACATCGACTGACGGTGCGATTGGCCGAAGGTGGATGCCTGCCATCAATGCTGGCAGCCTCAGCCGAGGCCTTGCCTGAATTACAACGCACCTGGCAATGGACGCTGGATGAGTTAGCTGAGATCGAATCGGTCCTGGCTGCCCTGCGTGAGTCGGGTTGCCGACTCGAAGATATGAGCATTGCACCGCCGGACCTGGAAACCGCCTTTTTGAAGTTTATGGATAACGGGGCGGGTGCAGCCGCATGA
- the hisC gene encoding histidinol-phosphate transaminase: MSRFWSKVVHGLTPYTPGEQPKLTNLIKLNTNESPYPPSPGVLEAIRAATTGDLRLYPDPDSTALRQAIADYFGIARDHVFAGNGSDEILAFAFQALLNHEGPLVYPDITYSFYPVYCQLNGIRAEHIALNDDFSLDLTAVPDHAGAVIFPNPNAPTGQSVSLEHIAQLCRRLPDRVIVVDEAYVDFGTETAVPLVKDHPNLLVVQTFSKSRALAGLRVGFAIGQPELLAGLERIKNSFNSYPVDRLASAGAIAAMEDRAGFEHDRQRIMASRAWVNEQLTVLGFNVVPSQANFVFARHPQRDAGELALALRDRAIIVRHFRLLRIDQHLRITIGTEAECKALIEALKEILA; the protein is encoded by the coding sequence ATGAGTCGATTCTGGAGCAAGGTCGTTCACGGCCTAACCCCTTACACGCCGGGTGAGCAGCCCAAGCTGACCAACCTGATTAAACTCAATACCAACGAGAGCCCTTATCCGCCCTCGCCTGGTGTATTGGAAGCCATTCGCGCTGCCACCACGGGCGACCTTCGCCTGTATCCAGATCCAGATTCCACCGCTCTACGCCAGGCTATTGCCGACTACTTCGGCATCGCTCGGGACCACGTCTTCGCTGGCAACGGATCGGACGAAATTCTGGCCTTTGCCTTCCAAGCACTACTGAACCACGAAGGTCCGCTGGTCTATCCAGACATTACGTATAGTTTTTACCCGGTTTACTGCCAACTGAACGGCATCCGTGCTGAACATATTGCATTGAACGACGATTTTTCGCTGGACCTGACTGCGGTACCGGATCACGCCGGCGCTGTTATTTTCCCGAACCCGAATGCACCGACGGGGCAAAGTGTCAGCCTGGAACATATTGCCCAGCTATGTCGCCGCCTACCGGATCGGGTCATTGTGGTGGATGAAGCCTATGTGGACTTCGGCACCGAGACTGCCGTCCCCCTGGTTAAGGATCACCCCAACCTACTGGTCGTACAAACCTTCTCTAAATCACGGGCGCTAGCCGGCCTACGCGTTGGCTTTGCCATCGGCCAACCAGAACTGCTGGCGGGTCTGGAACGCATCAAGAATAGCTTTAATTCTTATCCGGTAGATCGTCTGGCCAGTGCCGGCGCCATCGCTGCCATGGAAGACCGTGCTGGCTTTGAACATGACCGCCAACGCATCATGGCGAGCCGTGCCTGGGTCAACGAACAGTTAACAGTTCTGGGTTTTAATGTAGTGCCGTCGCAAGCCAATTTTGTCTTTGCGCGCCATCCGCAACGGGACGCAGGCGAGCTGGCGTTGGCACTGCGTGATCGGGCCATTATCGTGCGTCATTTCCGGTTGCTGCGGATTGATCAGCACTTGCGCATTACGATCGGCACGGAAGCTGAATGCAAGGCGTTGATTGAAGCGCTGAAAGAAATTCTGGCTTAA
- a CDS encoding VacJ family lipoprotein has translation MNLRHCLAALALVASITGCATTENANPRDPWEGYNRGMFQVNETIDTVLIKPVAISYDFILPEPIRILVTNFFSNIGDVMIGVNDLLQGRGEQAFNDLGRFVINTTLGFGGLFDVAGNAGWYKNDNDFGVTFGRWGVPSGPYFVLPILGPSNVRDTFGWAADIAASPIDLVVNDPTAYYTLWGVRFLNTRANLLPAEKIIEEAATDKYSYLRDAFMQNRLNLIHDGAPPPGLDTSEQTDEPAAGQPEKTSAEPKPADVGAGTQ, from the coding sequence ATGAATCTACGTCATTGCTTGGCAGCGCTGGCCCTGGTTGCCAGCATCACCGGGTGTGCCACTACGGAAAATGCTAATCCGCGCGATCCGTGGGAAGGCTATAACCGGGGCATGTTTCAGGTGAACGAGACAATTGATACCGTGCTGATTAAGCCGGTTGCAATTAGCTACGACTTCATTCTGCCTGAACCTATTCGGATTCTCGTGACAAACTTCTTCTCGAATATCGGTGACGTCATGATTGGCGTGAACGACCTGTTGCAGGGGCGGGGTGAGCAGGCGTTCAATGATCTGGGCCGATTTGTCATCAATACGACTCTGGGTTTTGGTGGGTTGTTTGACGTGGCGGGTAATGCCGGTTGGTACAAAAATGACAACGACTTCGGTGTGACCTTTGGTCGCTGGGGCGTGCCATCGGGCCCATATTTCGTTCTGCCGATTCTAGGGCCCAGCAATGTGCGAGATACTTTTGGTTGGGCTGCCGATATTGCCGCCAGTCCGATTGATCTGGTTGTGAATGATCCGACGGCCTATTACACCCTCTGGGGGGTGCGCTTCCTGAATACGCGGGCTAATTTGTTGCCGGCCGAAAAGATTATTGAAGAGGCTGCTACCGATAAATACAGTTATTTGCGCGATGCCTTCATGCAAAACCGTTTGAATCTGATTCATGATGGGGCACCGCCTCCCGGGCTAGATACCAGTGAGCAGACCGATGAGCCAGCAGCTGGCCAACCGGAAAAAACATCTGCAGAACCTAAGCCTGCTGACGTCGGGGCAGGGACGCAGTAA
- a CDS encoding STAS domain-containing protein has product MTAQQQPDNAQHLKIRGDMTATEVPALLNQVSQRGPVLHVDLQEVGRVDSSALTVLLACSRSARGATVTVHHAPPALRALSDLYGLQTLFWVV; this is encoded by the coding sequence ATGACAGCTCAGCAACAACCGGATAACGCACAGCACTTAAAAATTCGTGGGGACATGACCGCGACCGAAGTGCCTGCCTTGTTAAATCAAGTCAGCCAACGCGGCCCGGTACTGCATGTCGACCTGCAGGAAGTGGGTCGCGTCGATTCGTCGGCGCTGACGGTCCTACTGGCCTGCAGCCGGTCGGCACGTGGTGCTACGGTCACGGTGCACCATGCCCCCCCGGCCTTACGTGCCTTGAGTGATCTGTATGGTTTACAGACCCTATTTTGGGTAGTCTAA
- a CDS encoding chromate transporter, translating to MPAPQISDSATKDIPTPAALFRGFSRVGLSGFGGVLPWARRLLVETEGWLTAEEFNVLLGLCQFLPGPNVVNLAVAVGVRFCGWRGAVAGALGLMLGPFFVALLLGVLYGLYGELPAVQSMLHGITLVGAGLIIAMGIRMGLNVKNRVIYLPFAAVAFVGIAVLHWPLPAVMLGGAALTISLSWWRLSQAAKR from the coding sequence ATGCCCGCTCCGCAGATTTCCGACTCGGCCACTAAAGATATCCCGACACCTGCGGCCTTGTTTCGTGGGTTTAGTCGGGTCGGTTTGTCCGGTTTTGGTGGTGTTTTGCCTTGGGCGCGCCGTCTTCTCGTAGAAACTGAAGGCTGGTTGACTGCCGAAGAGTTCAATGTGTTGCTGGGGCTCTGTCAGTTTTTGCCCGGACCTAATGTGGTGAATCTGGCGGTGGCTGTTGGTGTGCGTTTCTGCGGTTGGCGTGGGGCGGTGGCTGGCGCTTTAGGTCTGATGCTGGGGCCTTTTTTTGTGGCACTGCTGCTCGGGGTGCTTTACGGACTTTACGGCGAGCTACCTGCCGTGCAATCCATGTTGCATGGAATCACCCTGGTCGGTGCTGGGCTGATTATAGCCATGGGTATACGCATGGGGTTGAACGTTAAAAACCGTGTGATCTATCTGCCCTTTGCTGCCGTTGCGTTTGTGGGGATTGCTGTGCTGCACTGGCCACTACCGGCTGTCATGCTGGGCGGTGCGGCGCTGACCATCTCCTTGAGTTGGTGGCGTCTGAGCCAGGCGGCAAAGAGATGA
- the murA gene encoding UDP-N-acetylglucosamine 1-carboxyvinyltransferase, which yields MDKLLIQGGNRLEGEIRISGAKNAALPILCASLLVREPLVLTNLPHLNDVATMIRLLTNMGVASTLDGAEAGVTLDANGLTEAVAPYELVKTMRASILVLGPLVARWGEAKVSLPGGCAIGARPVDQHIKGLQAMGAEVHVEAGYIHAKAPAGGLKGARICTDMVTVTGTENLMMAATLANGETIIENAACEPEVVDLANCLIAMGAKIEGAGTDIIRIQGVSALHGAEHAVMPDRIETGTFLCAAAITGGNVVLQGTSATYLEAVTAKLVEAGCTIGGDAHCITIQAPSRLKSVSFRTAPYPAFPTDMQAQLMAVNCLAEGTAIIKETIFENRFMHAVELMRLGADIHIDGNSAAVKGVEKLEGAIVMATDLRASAALVIAGLAAQGETLIERIYHLDRGYERIEEKLARLGASVRRVR from the coding sequence GTGGATAAATTACTGATTCAGGGCGGCAACCGTCTCGAGGGCGAAATCCGTATTTCGGGTGCCAAGAACGCCGCGCTACCGATTCTGTGCGCCAGCCTGCTGGTCCGTGAACCGCTGGTACTGACCAATTTGCCGCATCTGAACGATGTGGCCACTATGATTCGTTTGCTCACCAATATGGGCGTCGCATCGACATTAGATGGCGCTGAAGCCGGGGTGACACTGGATGCTAACGGCTTGACGGAGGCAGTGGCACCCTATGAATTGGTGAAGACCATGCGCGCCTCGATTCTGGTGCTCGGTCCACTGGTTGCTCGCTGGGGCGAAGCCAAGGTTTCACTGCCGGGCGGTTGCGCGATTGGTGCGCGTCCGGTGGATCAGCACATCAAGGGCTTGCAGGCCATGGGGGCTGAAGTCCATGTTGAAGCGGGTTATATACACGCCAAGGCGCCTGCGGGCGGCCTGAAGGGTGCACGTATCTGTACTGACATGGTCACGGTGACCGGTACTGAAAACCTGATGATGGCGGCCACACTGGCCAACGGTGAAACGATCATCGAAAACGCGGCCTGCGAGCCGGAAGTCGTCGATCTGGCTAACTGCTTGATCGCCATGGGTGCCAAGATCGAAGGTGCGGGTACGGACATCATTCGCATTCAGGGTGTTTCTGCGCTGCACGGTGCAGAACATGCCGTTATGCCAGACCGTATTGAAACAGGTACTTTCTTGTGTGCTGCCGCCATTACCGGCGGTAACGTGGTGCTGCAGGGTACCTCGGCCACCTATCTGGAAGCCGTGACAGCCAAGCTGGTTGAGGCGGGCTGTACGATTGGTGGCGATGCCCACTGCATCACCATACAGGCCCCTTCACGTTTGAAATCCGTGTCGTTCCGCACGGCGCCCTATCCGGCATTCCCAACAGACATGCAGGCGCAGCTGATGGCTGTGAACTGTCTGGCTGAAGGCACGGCGATCATCAAGGAAACCATCTTTGAGAACCGCTTCATGCATGCCGTGGAGCTGATGCGTCTGGGCGCTGATATCCACATTGATGGTAATTCGGCGGCCGTGAAAGGCGTCGAAAAGCTTGAAGGTGCCATTGTTATGGCTACCGACTTGCGTGCCTCAGCCGCCTTGGTCATTGCTGGCCTGGCGGCGCAGGGCGAGACACTCATTGAACGTATTTACCATCTGGATCGTGGTTACGAACGGATTGAGGAAAAGCTGGCGCGCCTGGGCGCCTCGGTGCGTCGCGTCCGCTAG
- the hisG gene encoding ATP phosphoribosyltransferase gives MTIALSKGRILEETLPLLEAAGILPTEDPESSRKLILPTQDPDVRIVIVRATDVPTYVQYGAADIGIAGKDVLIEHGGQGLYEPLDLQIARCKMMVAVSEGFDYAAAVKPGSRLRVATKYVNIARQHFAAKGVHIDLIKLYGSMELGPLVGLSDAIVDLVSSGNTLRANNLQAVEEVMPISSRLVVNPAALKLKHERLQRILTDFEGAVARQAA, from the coding sequence ATCACCATTGCCCTGTCGAAGGGCCGCATTCTTGAAGAAACGCTGCCATTACTCGAAGCAGCGGGTATCTTGCCGACGGAAGATCCGGAGTCTTCGCGCAAACTGATTCTGCCAACGCAGGATCCGGATGTGCGCATCGTGATCGTGCGCGCTACCGATGTGCCGACCTATGTGCAATACGGTGCCGCTGATATAGGTATCGCTGGCAAGGATGTCCTTATCGAGCATGGGGGTCAGGGCTTGTATGAACCGCTCGATCTGCAAATTGCCCGCTGCAAAATGATGGTCGCCGTCTCAGAAGGTTTTGATTATGCAGCTGCCGTTAAGCCGGGCAGTCGGCTGCGGGTAGCGACCAAGTACGTCAATATTGCGCGCCAACACTTTGCCGCCAAGGGCGTGCACATCGACCTGATTAAGCTCTATGGCTCGATGGAACTGGGGCCGCTGGTCGGCTTGTCGGATGCGATTGTTGATCTGGTTTCCTCAGGCAACACCCTACGCGCCAATAATCTGCAGGCGGTAGAAGAGGTGATGCCGATCTCGTCACGCCTCGTGGTTAATCCAGCTGCGTTGAAGCTCAAGCACGAACGCCTGCAACGTATCCTCACTGATTTTGAAGGCGCCGTAGCACGTCAGGCCGCCTGA
- a CDS encoding chromate transporter codes for MTILLELFASFFLVAFVSFGGASAVIPELYRIAVTEHSWMDARTFTELFAIAQAAPGPNVLIVTLIGQHVDGWQGAFFATLGMCLPMSLLVGLLFKHWDKLQHWRGRAAIQLGVAPMAVGLVLASGTLIARSAEPGVIGMGLLLLTVVLNLRTQLHPLWLILLGGVLGLTGFV; via the coding sequence ATGACGATTCTGCTGGAGCTCTTTGCGAGTTTCTTTTTGGTGGCCTTTGTGTCATTCGGCGGGGCGTCCGCCGTCATCCCCGAGCTGTATCGAATCGCGGTGACGGAACACAGTTGGATGGATGCCCGCACGTTTACCGAACTCTTTGCCATTGCCCAAGCGGCGCCAGGCCCTAACGTCCTGATCGTTACTCTGATCGGCCAGCATGTGGATGGCTGGCAGGGCGCGTTTTTCGCAACACTGGGCATGTGCCTGCCGATGAGTCTTTTGGTCGGCTTATTGTTTAAGCACTGGGACAAACTTCAACACTGGCGCGGGCGCGCCGCGATTCAACTGGGTGTCGCCCCTATGGCGGTGGGTCTGGTGCTGGCTTCCGGTACATTGATTGCCCGTTCGGCGGAGCCCGGTGTGATCGGTATGGGGTTGCTCCTGCTTACGGTCGTACTTAACCTCAGAACCCAGCTCCACCCCTTGTGGTTAATCTTGCTCGGGGGAGTGCTGGGTTTGACTGGTTTTGTTTAA
- a CDS encoding BolA family protein: MVRLEDIEVALREKMPVSHLVLNGDGRHFELLMVSEAFAGLSRVRRHQAVYGALGDAMRDELVHALTMQTFTPEEWAQRG, encoded by the coding sequence ATGGTTCGTCTAGAAGATATCGAAGTGGCCTTGCGGGAAAAAATGCCCGTGTCTCATCTTGTGCTCAATGGCGATGGCCGTCATTTCGAGCTGTTGATGGTGAGTGAGGCGTTTGCCGGCCTGAGCCGCGTGCGTCGCCATCAGGCGGTTTACGGTGCGCTCGGTGATGCGATGCGCGACGAATTGGTCCACGCCCTGACCATGCAGACATTCACCCCAGAGGAGTGGGCACAACGTGGATAA
- the mlaD gene encoding outer membrane lipid asymmetry maintenance protein MlaD: MNRKVMDFWVGVFVVISFAAVLFLALKVSNFSASSFASTYEITAKFDNIGGLKVRGPVKSAGVVVGRVADIRFDPQTYEANVVLKIESQYQFPKDTFASILTSGLLGEQYIGLDAGGDDRMIPAGGAVAKTQSAIVLEKLISQFLFNKASEGKKDADAQ, encoded by the coding sequence ATGAACCGCAAGGTAATGGATTTCTGGGTGGGTGTTTTTGTGGTCATCAGCTTTGCTGCTGTCCTGTTTTTGGCGCTGAAGGTCAGTAATTTTTCAGCCAGCAGTTTTGCCAGTACTTACGAAATCACCGCCAAGTTTGACAACATCGGGGGCCTTAAAGTGCGAGGCCCGGTTAAGAGTGCAGGCGTCGTCGTGGGTCGTGTCGCTGATATCCGCTTTGATCCGCAGACCTACGAAGCCAATGTCGTGCTCAAGATTGAGAGTCAGTACCAGTTTCCTAAAGACACCTTTGCCTCTATTTTGACCTCAGGCCTGCTCGGCGAGCAGTACATAGGCCTTGATGCAGGCGGTGATGACCGTATGATTCCGGCAGGTGGCGCAGTGGCCAAGACGCAGTCTGCCATTGTTCTGGAAAAGCTTATCAGCCAGTTTTTGTTTAATAAGGCTTCGGAAGGCAAGAAGGATGCGGACGCTCAGTAA
- a CDS encoding ABC transporter permease: MTEFLTLLRKELLRFWKVGFQTVCAPVLTALLYLMIFSQVLDNHVLVHGVRYTAFLIPGLVMMSVLQNAFANSSSSLIQSKITGNLVFVLLTPISNLQFFVAYLLAATIRGAVVGSGVLLATCWVGGLNLAEPLWIIVFTVLGGALMGALGLIAGMWAEKFDQLAAFQNFLILPLTMLSGVFYSVQSLPAFWQELSRMNPLFYLIDGFRFGFFAVSDASPWLSFGVALGFTAAIGLLSFILLVRGYKLRT; this comes from the coding sequence ATGACTGAGTTTCTGACCCTGTTACGTAAAGAGTTGTTGCGTTTCTGGAAGGTGGGCTTTCAGACGGTTTGCGCGCCGGTGCTGACCGCGCTGCTGTATCTGATGATCTTTTCCCAAGTCTTGGATAACCACGTGCTGGTTCACGGCGTGCGTTATACGGCCTTTCTGATTCCCGGTCTGGTCATGATGTCCGTGCTGCAGAATGCCTTTGCCAATAGCTCATCGTCGCTGATCCAATCCAAAATTACCGGTAACCTGGTATTTGTTCTCCTCACGCCTATTTCTAACCTGCAATTCTTTGTCGCCTACCTGCTGGCGGCCACCATTCGTGGTGCCGTGGTGGGGAGTGGTGTGCTTCTGGCGACCTGTTGGGTAGGGGGCTTAAACCTGGCTGAACCGCTGTGGATTATTGTATTTACAGTGCTGGGCGGCGCTTTAATGGGCGCGTTGGGTCTCATTGCCGGTATGTGGGCCGAGAAATTCGATCAGCTGGCCGCTTTCCAGAATTTTCTGATTCTGCCGCTCACCATGCTATCTGGCGTCTTCTACTCGGTACAATCTCTCCCTGCCTTCTGGCAGGAACTGTCTCGGATGAACCCCTTGTTCTATCTGATTGATGGTTTCCGTTTTGGATTCTTTGCCGTTTCTGATGCATCACCGTGGTTAAGCTTTGGCGTAGCACTCGGTTTTACGGCAGCGATTGGATTATTGAGTTTTATCTTACTGGTACGTGGTTACAAACTGCGCACCTAA
- the hisD gene encoding histidinol dehydrogenase, whose product MKIRRLSTRSSHFDAELKDLLALEAEQDASIVRTVVDILADIRQRGDAALLEYTRKFDHLDVHDAQHLELPQAELQAALASLSHEQRDALETAAARIRAFHERQRVEGWTYTEADGTVLGQRVTPLDRVGLYVPGGKAAYPSSVLMNAIPAKVAGVQELIMVVPTPGGERNPLVLAAAAIAGVDRVFTIGGAQAVGALAYGTETVPQVDKIVGPGNAYVANAKRHVFGTVGIDMIAGPSEILVIADGSTPADWVAMDLFSQAEHDELAQSILICPDAAYLDAVTESINRLLPQMPRAEVIRTSLTDRGALILVKDLVEACEISNRIAPEHLELSVQDPQALVPQIRHAGAIFMGAYSSESLGDYCAGPNHVLPTSGSARFSSPLGVYDFQKRSSLIHVSQAGAQTLGRIASSLAEGEGLTAHARSADFRLGH is encoded by the coding sequence GTGAAGATTCGCCGTCTAAGCACCCGATCGTCTCATTTTGATGCTGAATTGAAAGATTTGCTGGCGCTGGAAGCCGAGCAAGATGCCAGCATAGTGCGCACCGTCGTCGATATTCTTGCAGATATCCGTCAGCGTGGAGACGCAGCACTGCTTGAATACACGCGTAAATTCGATCACCTGGATGTGCATGATGCGCAGCATCTGGAGTTACCGCAGGCTGAATTGCAAGCGGCACTGGCATCCCTCTCGCATGAGCAACGTGATGCGCTGGAAACGGCAGCTGCACGTATTCGTGCCTTCCATGAGCGTCAGCGCGTGGAAGGTTGGACGTACACCGAGGCGGATGGCACGGTTCTCGGCCAACGTGTGACCCCGCTGGATCGTGTGGGTTTATACGTGCCGGGTGGCAAAGCCGCCTATCCTTCATCGGTATTGATGAACGCCATTCCGGCCAAAGTGGCCGGTGTGCAGGAACTCATCATGGTGGTACCGACGCCGGGTGGCGAACGCAACCCGCTGGTGCTGGCGGCTGCAGCCATTGCCGGCGTGGATCGGGTCTTTACCATTGGTGGGGCTCAGGCCGTTGGTGCATTGGCGTACGGCACGGAAACCGTGCCGCAAGTCGATAAAATTGTTGGGCCGGGCAATGCCTATGTGGCCAATGCCAAACGCCATGTTTTCGGTACCGTCGGCATCGACATGATTGCCGGCCCTTCGGAAATTCTGGTGATTGCCGATGGCAGCACACCGGCGGACTGGGTCGCGATGGATCTATTCTCGCAGGCCGAGCACGATGAACTGGCGCAATCGATTCTGATTTGTCCTGATGCGGCTTACCTGGATGCGGTGACGGAAAGTATCAACCGTCTGCTGCCGCAGATGCCCCGTGCCGAGGTGATTCGTACCTCCCTCACCGATCGTGGTGCGTTGATCTTGGTGAAAGATCTGGTCGAGGCCTGTGAAATCAGCAACCGTATCGCCCCCGAGCACCTCGAATTATCAGTGCAGGATCCGCAGGCACTGGTGCCACAGATTCGTCATGCCGGCGCGATCTTCATGGGTGCCTACAGTTCTGAATCGCTGGGCGATTATTGTGCCGGTCCGAACCATGTGTTGCCGACGTCTGGCAGTGCCCGCTTTTCGTCACCGCTGGGCGTTTATGACTTCCAGAAGCGCAGCAGCCTGATCCATGTGTCACAGGCGGGTGCGCAGACGCTGGGACGCATCGCATCGAGCCTGGCTGAAGGCGAGGGGCTGACGGCGCATGCCCGCTCCGCAGATTTCCGACTCGGCCACTAA
- the mlaE gene encoding lipid asymmetry maintenance ABC transporter permease subunit MlaE translates to MQALARFFSMVGANTIDRIWRLGFAARFFIGMLSHSGETFRRPRLLVRELYVSGVLSLIIILVSGLFVGLVLGLQGYDTLQRYGSSEALGILVALSLVRELGPVVAGLLFASRAGSSMTAEVGLMKATEQLTAMDMMAVNPLARIMAPRFWGGVLSMPLLAALFTAAGIFGGWLIGVVFIGVDEGAFWAQMQANVNFRDDVLNGIIKSAVFGVAVSLIAVFEGFDAVPTAEGVSRAITRTVVTSALAILALDFVLTSFMFRGL, encoded by the coding sequence ATGCAAGCCCTGGCGCGTTTCTTCTCCATGGTTGGGGCCAACACCATTGATCGCATTTGGCGCTTGGGGTTTGCTGCCCGTTTCTTTATTGGCATGCTGTCTCATTCGGGAGAAACCTTCCGGCGTCCGCGCTTGCTGGTGCGTGAGCTTTATGTCAGCGGGGTTCTGTCGCTCATTATTATTTTGGTATCAGGTTTATTCGTAGGCTTGGTCTTGGGTCTGCAAGGTTATGACACCCTTCAGCGCTATGGTTCTTCCGAAGCCTTGGGCATTCTCGTGGCGCTATCGCTGGTGCGTGAGCTGGGTCCCGTCGTCGCCGGTCTTTTATTTGCATCGCGGGCTGGGTCGTCCATGACGGCCGAAGTCGGTCTGATGAAAGCGACGGAACAACTCACTGCCATGGATATGATGGCGGTGAATCCATTGGCCAGAATCATGGCGCCCCGTTTCTGGGGTGGTGTGCTTTCGATGCCTTTGTTGGCAGCACTTTTTACTGCTGCAGGCATTTTTGGCGGTTGGCTGATTGGCGTGGTCTTTATCGGTGTCGATGAAGGCGCTTTTTGGGCGCAAATGCAGGCCAATGTTAATTTCCGTGACGATGTTTTAAATGGCATCATCAAAAGCGCGGTCTTTGGCGTGGCGGTGTCACTGATTGCCGTGTTTGAAGGTTTTGATGCAGTACCGACGGCTGAAGGGGTATCGCGCGCGATTACCCGGACAGTGGTCACATCGGCACTGGCCATTCTGGCATTAGACTTTGTGCTGACTTCCTTTATGTTCCGAGGCTTATGA
- a CDS encoding MlaC/ttg2D family ABC transporter substrate-binding protein, giving the protein MLLTRIQTWLVVFGLMLTSVAHASIMPPDQLVKQITQETYVYVNQDTALQKGDTTKLVEWAEKSVLSSFDFNRMTSLAVGKDWRLASPEQKKQIVHEFRKLLIRTFANAFVGIKKEQTIEYKPFKMNPDEQDVVVKTLVIKPGAKPIDVNFSLEKSTDSWKVYDVVLAGVSLITNYRESFAQEVRANGIDGLIKMLADKNKQLEQKGKAS; this is encoded by the coding sequence ATGCTGTTGACCCGTATTCAAACATGGCTGGTTGTATTTGGCCTGATGCTGACAAGCGTAGCTCACGCGAGCATCATGCCGCCAGATCAATTGGTAAAACAAATCACCCAAGAGACTTACGTCTACGTCAACCAGGATACGGCGCTGCAGAAAGGCGATACGACCAAGTTGGTGGAGTGGGCAGAAAAATCGGTGTTATCGAGCTTTGACTTCAACCGCATGACTAGCCTGGCCGTGGGTAAAGATTGGCGTCTAGCGTCGCCAGAACAAAAGAAGCAGATTGTTCATGAATTTCGCAAACTGCTGATTCGCACCTTTGCCAATGCCTTTGTAGGTATCAAGAAGGAACAGACGATTGAATATAAGCCCTTCAAGATGAACCCGGACGAGCAGGATGTGGTCGTTAAGACCTTGGTCATCAAACCGGGTGCCAAGCCAATTGACGTTAATTTCAGCCTCGAAAAATCCACAGATAGCTGGAAGGTTTATGACGTCGTTCTGGCGGGGGTATCTTTGATCACCAATTACCGTGAAAGTTTTGCGCAGGAAGTCCGTGCCAACGGCATTGATGGTCTGATCAAAATGCTGGCCGATAAGAACAAGCAGTTGGAACAGAAGGGCAAAGCGTCTTAA